TAGTGCTGTACGTAGGACAAAATCCAGAGGTAACTAGCCTGCTAGAAGCATTCCTTGGCAACCAGTTTGCCGGAATGTGACTGCGGCTCTTTTTTTTTAATTCTGGGTTTATGGGCAAGGTTGGCTGTTCTTGTTGCAAAATCAGAAATTGGTACTGTGGACACTATGCGCCTAGTATCTTGGATTTTTTCTGCTGGATCTTGTCTATTCTGGATTGGGCATTGTCTAGGTCATTGGATAGTTTGTCAAGTGTCTCCAAGATCTTCCTTCGTTTTTCTTCGGTTATCTCCACGGTCATAATTCTCCGATTAATCTTTTAAGATTTTCCAATTCTCCCTTTACCTTTCTTACGTCGTTTTGAAGATCGTCCGTCTCGTTCAGTGTTATTTCTGCATCTGACTTGAGCTTGCTGTTGGCCCTGTTTGCCTTGGCAACCTCCTCTGTCAGGTTTTGCACTGGACGCTGGCCAAAATAGAATCCAATTATGGTTCCAACAAACGCACTAAACGTCATTATGATGTTCTCCGCCTTTGAGAACGCATCGGTCAGCACTGCCAACCCGATAATTATGACAAACGAGCACACTATGATAAGCGCTATGATGAATTGGTGGTTGTCATTGACTGTGTTGTTTTTGTTGCCCGCCTCACTCAATTGTGGTAAGAAGGTACTTACTTTCTTATTAATTCGATCTTGGCTGGCGCCGTCTACATGTGGCAGTGCACCGCCTGAGGAAATCATTCCAATGATTTGAGAATAATTCCTTCGAAATTCTAATATATTATGACACGGCGAGCAGCTCAATGAAGACTATTCCGCTTCTTGCACTGCTGATAGTTCCTGGCATATCACTCGTATCTGGGCAGGAGATAACCGCACTAGATGAGACGGTAATCCAAATGTCAATTCCATCTGATAACAAGTTGCCGTGGGGATTCGTGGAGGGAAAGGTAGCAAGCCCAATACATGACAGCCCGGTGATAATTCAGATCTACAAAGCAGGCGAGCCTGTGCACTTTGCCCAGGTTCCAGTAAATGATGACGGGACATACCAGTACAGGTTCCGCGTACTTGATGTAACTAATGGGCAGGAGACTCGGATATTTGATGGGGATTACACAGTCAAGATATTCAAGACCGTGATTCTGGATTCTTCATACCTTGATTCGCTGGAATCGCAGGTAAAATCTGGCCAGTTCAAAATAGATCTCGACGTGCTTGGATTCTAATCATAGCACAATTATACTGTAAAACCATTCCCAAAAACATGGGAGACGGAATAGGCGGTCCGGTGCTTGCATGCCTTACTGGAAACACGTTTGAGATGTCAGTTACTCATTATCGAAAGGACAACAAGGAGCAGTACTCCAAGATTGAGCGCATCACCATATCAAAAATAGACAACCCCGATTCCCCAGAATACGAGGAAAGAACCGTGCACGACTTGGAGCGCGCGCTAAAGGGCAAGTTTGTCACGTGCAACGTGCAATACAGGGACGAAAGGACGGACCAATTGGTATGCAACGTGTTCGTGCAAAACCCGCCGGAAGGATTCTAGTCCGCGTGATAGATTGTGTGCTGAGTGTCTAGGTAATGGGTTCGAATCCCCCGGGCCCGCCTGAAATTTTTCCATAATCAAAAATTCATTGGTTTTTTGTTTTGATTATAATCATGTCTTCAATCTGAACTAGTTTGATGCTTGTTGTGTATTCTCTCATATTGGGCAGAATTATATATATACAAGAATGTACTATCATATATCGAATGAGAACATCCACAATTACAGACAAAGGCCACAGCCCAAACCTTGACACTATACTGATGATAGAAGGTATTCTTTCAAAAAGGCACGAGTTTGCATCAAAGAACAAACTGCGACTTTCATTGCCAAAGCAGCTACAATACAAGACATTTAACAAGATTTTAGACTATCTGGAGGAATCAAACAAGATCGCCTACAACAAGGACGGCTCCATTTTCTGGATATTTGCTCAAGGCCCCAAGTTTGAAAGACTGGAAAAAGAGTCAGTCAGACTAAAGTAACTCAGTAACCAAATCTTTTCTCATAGTCCCTGTGATCAAATATCTCAAGCACGTATACGGTCTTTTGATCCTGTTTTCCCGTAAGTGAATAGACTAGTCTCCAACCTCTGCTTAGCTCAACTCGAAACAGGTTTGGAATGCCATATGCTGCAATGTAGCATTTCGGGATTCTTTCGTATTGGATTCTGTTTCCAATTTGCGGATTATCTTTGAGTATCTCAAGAATGTCATCAATTTCTTTGTAAAATTTATCGTTCTTTGAAAGTGTTCCAAAAAACCTCATGAATTTTAGTCCTCCTTTGACTTGATTCAATCGGTAATTCAATGGGCAATTCATTATTAATCTTCAATGAAAAGCCTAGAGTTACGTACTGGAGGATGTTGAATGACTGCTGTATTTAGTAACCTTTAAAGCTGGTTTTACCATAACTTCATTGGAACCCAAAAATCGTTCCGCTAGAGGCGTCAATCCCACTCTGGCCCGCTAAACCTCTCTCAAAAACTGTTCTCTTGAAATTTTTGCCTGAAATCTCAAGAAGGATTCTAGCTTACTGCGGCAACCCATCCGCCGCATGAGCGACAGATGTTCATTCCGTCCTCGTTTTCATAGCTTTCTGATCCGGGTGGACACTGGCATTGCTTTATGGTATCTTCCATGGGGTATGGTACGTCGTTCTGGCTTTTAACTATGACTCGACCTGCTTTATTCGGACGTTGCTCCCCTTTGATTCAAGATAGTGTCCGACAAAGTTCTTGAGCTGCTCGCCGATTCTAAATCCTAGCGCTCCCTCCAGCATGCCGGACGTCTCTATGTGGTTTGCCATCTCGACGCTTAGGTGCAGGTTGAAAAAGGTCCAACCGGCAGCCGAAAACGGCTTGCCTATTTCGTATCCGTCCTTTATGTTGCAGGTTGACTCTAGTTCTTTCATTGCCTTTCTTACGATCTCTATTTCGGAATCGTAACTCCTTGTACTCAACTGGAACAGCGGCTTCATTGAAATTTTGTATTGTTTCTCACATTAGAACCTAGGTTTGGGAATCGTTTTAACCGAACAGAAAACATCTCAACCATGAAAAGAATCGACCTGCTGGAATTATTCCTGTGGACCGTTCGAAGAAACGAACGGGATACAATACACATGTACGATTCGCTGTCGGATCTGATGATGCTTGGAACTGGCGGAAGCATGCTAAATTTTGGCTACTGGGACGAAAAGACCGGTACGCCGCTTGAGGCGCAAAGAAACCTTTGCAGAATGTTTGGCAAGATTGCAGACCTTGCGCCAAACCAGACAATAATCGATGTTGGAAGCGGGTTTGCATCTCCTGCAGCCTTGTGGTCAGGCGAGTACTCACAGCCGGATATTACGTGCGTCAACATCAACTTTGAGCAGCTGCGCAGCTCCAAAAAGTCGATTCCGCAAGACAGCACGCACAAGATAAGATTTGTAAACTCGACTGCAAGGATTCTGCCGTTCAAGGACTGCTCTGTGGACAGGGTGCTTGCGCTGGAATCTGCGCAGCACTTCAAGCCGCTTGGGGACTTTGTATCGGAATCGTACCGTATGCTGAAAAAGGGCGGGGTGCTTGCAATGGCAATACCTGTGGTGGAAAGGCCTGCGTCCTTTGTAAAACTTGGGATTCTTTCTATGACGTGGTCGTCTGAACACTATGGGGTGGACTATGTAGAGTCTGTCTTGGAAAAGCAGGGCTTTGACATCACATCGGTGCAAAAAATAGGTTCAAGCGTGTACGAGCCGCTTGCGGATTATTACATAAAAAACAGGCAGTCCCTCAAGCAAAAGATACTTGAGCAGTACCAGTCGTACGTGGAAAAGATACTGTACATCTCCATGCAAAAGATGAGGCAGGTGTCAGAGGACAAGGTAATAGATTACCTGCTGGTCTCGTGCAAAAAATAGGAATCATTACAACTGTTTAATAACGAAAACTGTGCACAAAAGGAATTGTCGGATCCTGATTACGATTCCAAGATAGAGCAGATTGCGTCACTGATAACTGCGGATGGAACGCCGCACGACGAGCAGGACCAGCAAAAGCTGCAAAAATACCACTCGTATGCCAAGACCAGTTTCAATTTGGGCGACGAGCAGGCAAGGCAGCTGGTAAATGAGGCCTTTTTGTACCTGATGCTAAAGAACGCAAAGGACGTCGATCCTCTTCAAAAGGGAGACGAGTTTGGCGCCGGATTTAGTTGAATACTGTTAAGAATCCAGAGGTTGGCCCTTGAAGCTTCTTCGTGTTGAGTTTCAGAGGTTTTGAACATTGCTAAAAATTGAAATGTAAAAACTACCCAAAAAAGATAAGCCTATCACAGTCCAAGATAACCGTATACTGTGTTTTTCAAATGAATCTTCAAGTGGCACTCTGCCAAGTGATGTACCATGAGAATTTTTATTATCCTTTGTATATTTTTTTGCAAAACCTGAAATGGTCATTAATCCGACGCCTTTTATCCCAAAACTAGTCCTATGGCGTTCATTAGATTAAATTCCATTTACTAATTATTCATCAATTCTCATGGTCGCTCAACTATTTAACAAATAGAAGAAGATAACAAATAGAATAACACTTTAGATTTATTGCCACAATTAAAAATAATACTGACCGCCCATGTAAGAGAAAGAGCAGTATCTAGAGGTATTGATGAGGAAGAGATCAAACGGATAGTTACTAATCCCATCGAAGAGGTTTTTGACAAGGAAAACTTCAACTATAAGTGCTATGGTCAAGCCATGGATCATTACACAAAACAGACATGCTACCTAATGGTTGTTCACAGTGGTAAATTTAATAATTCAGTTACGGTCATAACATCGATGTGGATATACCCACGAAGGTTGAAATTTTATGGATTCAGTAAAGTTTAGTCGTGAAGCAAAAGCATTGTACGTCAAATTCGACAAAGAAAATAGACGTATAGCGGAAACCATACCAATCGGTCAGGATAAATTTTTGGATATTGATGAAAAAGGGAACGTCTTAGGCATTGAATTATTGTTACCAAAAAACATGCCCAAAGAAGTGTATGAAGCAATCATTGGAACCGATTCGATAGAAATAACCTCTTAATTCAACTTCCATTCGGGATTGGGTGTCTGATTTGCTTTATTTCATCTAGTTCCAATTTGAGTCGGGTTTGGATTAAAATGTGACTTGAAATATTTGAAAAAACCGCCATCTAAGACTAAACGCAGGTTTTGTTGCATGATGATTGAATCGTGGTTCGGTGTAAAAAATTGTGAATTTTAGAATTCTTATCCGCACTGTACCCACATCATAGGTTGCAGTATCGGTTACCTTGCCATTGATTTCTATGAACTCATTAGTGCACATTCTGTATTATCTGGCTCATAACTCTTGGAATTTTCGTCTTTTAATGTTGTAGAATCCCTAAAGTTGACATTAGCAGCTGAATAGTAATTTTTGTATACGGTGTGGTTTTGGATGACTCATGGCAGACCTTACCATGAGGGTCTTTGAGCACTTTGCACTCAAGGACGTATTTGGGGAGCTTCCTCCTTTGTCGGAGATAAGGCAGACGCTGGAATCCGACTTTCAATCGGCAGTGTCTGGACTTGGGCAAAAGGACAGGCAGGCGCTGCAAAAAACGCTAGAGGCGCAGCTTGCAATAAAGCGGGAACTTGATGTGCGCTACGGCTCCATGGCTTTGTCCCATGAGAAAATAGAGGCATTTGCAGAATACATGGCAAGATACGTCTCTGAGATACGAAGCAGGCTGGAAAAAATACAATAATCCATGCCGCAAAAAAGGTGCAGGCAATGGTTGAGAGCAATTATGACATTCTTGGAATAAAGATGGGTGCGTCCGAAAAAGAGATCCGCGACGCCTTTAGGAAATTGGTCCTGGATCACCACTCCGACAGGGGAGGCGACGAGGAGACTACCAAGAAAATCATCCAGGCGTACGAGGACCTCAAGCAGGGCAAGTCATATCCTGACACCGAGGCGGAGCGGCAGAAAAAGTCGCGCGTCTATTCTGGGACATCTGATGAGGACCAAAGAAAAAGAAACCTCGTTCTGTCAGGCGATGTGGCGCGCGAGATGAATATTGCGCAAGAGTGGGCAGCGACGCTGAGCCGTTCAGACCAGGCAGGAACAAAACTCTTTGGCTCAAAGGAGCTTGGGGAGATAGAGTTTGACAGAAAACTCTCAGGTGATCTGCGAATAAAGGGCAAGTTCTGGGCGGGCCGCTTCTCGTACGACGGGCCTGTCACGATGGCAGGCAGCATAACAAATCCGTACTTTGCGCAGGACGAATCTGTCAAGACGGTCATAACAATAACAAAGGGCAGCTTTGCGCTGCAGGACCCGCTGCAAAACAATTTCACAATAGAGCGCGGCGCAAAGATAATCGTGGAAAACGGCGACATCATCGCAGGGAATGTCTCGGGAATCAAGGAAATATTGCAGGACCCTCAGGGCAGGGTAGGGCTGTACATAACAAAGGAGCACTATACCGAACTGCACGCGCCGCGCGGAAGGATACTTGTGGCAACGGCAAGGGAAACCACCCTGCTTGACGGCGACGTGGTCGTGGTGAACAACCTTGTCAACAATGTAAAGGTGAGGGCGCGAGTCATCACGGTATTTGGCGCCACCATAAACTATGACTGTGAGCTGGAGATTAAGCAGGGCGGATACGTCGAGTTCCACGACGAGGGCTCAGGCTTTGCGCTGTCAGATGATGCCGTAATAAAACTTGACAACGGAAAATGGTTCAAGCTAAGGGATCTAAAGACCTCGAACATGGTGGGGCACGGCCGCCAGATAACCTATGACTATCTTGACAACCTGGCAAAAAAGGAGCAGTCCAAGTTCAGGCTGTTTGGATTCCTCAAAAAGAAATGATGGGTCTTGGAAATTAGCATAGGCTGCACGGGGTGGAGTTATGGCGGCTGGGTCGGGCCGTTTTACCCTCAGGGCATGGCGCCTGACAAGTTTCTCAGGTTTTACTCGTCGTTTTTTGATCTCACCGAGGTAAACTCGACGTTCTACCGCATTCCATCAGAAAACGTGGCAAAAAAGTGGGCATCAGACACGCCACCACACTTTCGGTTCACATCAAAGCTTCCTCAAATGATAACGCACGAGTCGCGACTGCAAAAGTTACACCCGTTCATGGAGCAATATGCAAGCTCGATGAATGGCCTTGGCCAAAAACACTTTCTTACCGTGGTACAACTGCCGCCATCGCTCTCATTTGATGAGGCGCTGCCGCATCTTGATGAATTAAACTCGTTCCTTTCAAACTATGTAATCGAGGGAAGGCACGCAAGCTGGTTTGAGGACAGAGCTGTAAGATACCTGACAGACAAAAACACATGTCTTGTCTGGAACGACGTCGCCGGCGTAAACAACACCCTGCCGGTCACATCTGATCTTGTCTACCTGAGAATCATTGGAGACAGGACCATTCCTGATGAAGACTTTGGCACAATAGTGCGTGACAGGACGACTGATCTAAAATCTTGGGTGGAGAGGCTGTACAGGATACAAGATAGAATCAAATTTGCAGTGATTCTGGCAAACAACCACTACGAAGGGTTTGGGGCTGCTACTGCAAACAAGCTCAGGGCGATATTTGGGATGGAGGATGTTTGGCATTCAAAAAAGCAAAGAACGCTGGCCGAGTTTTAAATAACATTTCAACACCTGTTTGTTTTTGATTTGTTTTTCCCACAACTGATCAGATCTTCTGTGATCAGCTTTATTGACTATGGTGTCGCTGACTCTACAGGATAGCTACAAGTACAAAGAACACCGTCGCGCTCTTACTAGGTCGGTGAGCACGGAACTAACGTTCCAACGCACTACTTGGCTATCCTGTCCTTTTCTCTGTGGTTTACAGTTGTTTGGTGTTTTTGGATTCTGCCGTGGGTTTCTAACTAAATGTGGATGTCTGCTCTGTATTCTTGGACAAATTTTAAGCAAGTCGATGAAACTCATTATATTTGTTTGATGCGTAACTATCCAGTTGAAAAGCGCACGTACATTCCATGCTGGTCCTTTCGGTGGTGTGAGTCGTACGGAGATGTACTCCAAGGCCAAAGTTGGCTGCATAGCGGGCCTGGTTGGGGGATTTGCGCTTTTCAGCTCGTTCTTCTGGATAGACAGCGAGGTGGGGGTGCCGTTTGGCACGTTCTACAAGGCAGTAGGTACTGTGGTGGGGCTGGACGGGATGGGTGCAACAGTTTTTGGATTTTTTGCACACATGCTCACTGCGGCATTGATTGGCGCGGTGTTTTGCGTCTGTTCCACGTTTCACAGGCTGCTGCACATATCCAGCGTCCAAAAGGGACTAGTCGGAGGCGCAGTCACCGGCATGCAGGTGTATGCGATATTTTTTATGCCGATAACCCTGTATGTGATGCTTCCAATGCTGTCGGCGCAGGCATCGGGGCTGATTCCTGCCACCCAGGAAGACATGATGATATCAAAGATTCTAGTTGACACGTTCCAGCAGATAATGTGGGGCGCGCTTGTACTGCATGTCCTGTATGGTGTGGTGATGGGACTGTTCAGCTCTATGATCCTGTATGAGGAATACCACTTGAAGGAAAAGGAAAAGAAAAAGAAGGAACCCTGGAAGAAATTCGAGAGCGAGAACTGGCCGTCCACATGACCTCAGTTAACACTCTCTTCTTCGTAAAGAGGGCAAAGATTGGATGCGTGTCAGGACTGGTAGGTGGGTTTGCAATCTTTGTGAGCATATTTGTAATCGACCTAAGCCTTGCGTCTGCTCCCGGGACATTTTATAAAATGGTGGGTCTGCCAGTTGGAATGTCTGGAATTGAGGCGACCATATTTGGCATGCTGTCGCACATGATGACTGCGGCTTTGATTGGCACGGTGTTTGGGATTGGCTCTGGCTTGAGCAAAAGATTGGATATATTCTCGGTCAAAAAGGGCGCAATTGCAGGCATGGTCACGGGGCTGGTGGTGTTTTTCGTCTTTTTCATACCAATCAGCATGCTTGTGATGATTCCGACAATCCATGAGCATTATTCGGATACCGGCGGTGCCGCAGTGTTGCTCTCAAACACGGCTATGATACTTGCTGGCTCCCTTGAGATGCATGTGGTGTATGGGGTGGTGCTGGGCGTGTTTTTTGCAATTGCAGTCCAGTACGAGTCAAAACGCCAGATAGTATTCCACGAGGCGTAGCATGCTGCGGCAAGTTACCATCTTTGTAATGGTTGGAACGTTCCTTATTGGGGCGTACTATGTGGGGGTATCGTCATACGTTGCACCAGAGCAGCAAAACAGGCTTGCGTCTTCCTTGGACGAGTTTCAAGCGGGGCTCACATACGAAAAAATAGTTACACTTGACGAGCGTGAAAGGGCGACACTTGTCCAGTCAATGCCTTCTGGTGTTGTCAGGATGATTATGTCTGAGGCAAAACTGCATCCAAGCTTTGTCTCAGAAAGCATAGATGACATCCGGGAGCAGTCTCTTTCCGATGACGTGACATTTTCCAAGCTGACGCAGATTGCCGGACTAAAGGGGTATGATGCTAGTGGAACTGCGGTGCTAGTGCATGCAGGAAGCAAGACCTTTCTTAGGCTGGATGAATTTGGCGTCACACCCGGGATTGATCAGCGGCTGTACCTGACAAAGGATGGCTCTGCATCGTCCGGAATTGACCTCGGATTGCTCAAGGCAAGCAGCGGCTCGCAGAACTATGACGTGTCTGGAATCGACCTTGACGAATACAACATTCTGATAATCTACAGCAAGACGCTTGATACCCATTATGCGCACGCAAGGTTGGCAAAATCCGACATCTGAGGCCAGTCTTCCTTCATGGAACCGTTATTATCTTGAATCGCTCAATGTGTATCGGGCGATGAAGAAGAGTTAGAGACATGACAAAACATGATTGTATTCAGTGAATCTGAGTCCTATGATTTGTAACGAATTTGGACATGATCTGGAAAAACCGTTTTAATGAATAATCAAGATTCGTGCCTATGAATAAGAAAGTAATCATCGGAATCATCGTTGCGTTGGCAGTTCCGGCATCGGTCTATGCAATCTCGCCGCTGTTTGTCAACGTGACAATCGATGAGCCGCTGCCAAGTTCGGCAACTCTGAGATCACAAGAAATGATGGCCTCAGATCCAATGATGGAAGACACCAAAATGATGGAAGACTCCACACCAGTTCCTGCAACCATTCTTGTGGGAAACTTTGTCGGGGTAAATGACGGAATACACAACGCAGAAGGTGTTGCAAAGGTGATCCCACTAGATGATGGAGGTAGGGTCCTGCGATTTGAGGACTTTAAATCTACCAACGGGCCTGACCTCTACGTATACCTTGCAACCGACAAGGGCGCGACCGATTTTGTCAGCCTGGGACCTCTAAAGGCAAACATTGGAAACCAAAACTATGAGATTCCAGATGGAGTCGACTTGGAAAAATACAACACAGCACTGGTCTGGTGCAAGCAGTTCTCCGTATTGTTTGGAAGCGCTGATCTTGCATGACCCATTTTTTTAACTAGATACATAAATCACAATACATGCAACACTGCGTTGCTGGACTGGCTTACTAGGGATGGAAAACTGTTGCTGTCTGCGCGCATGGTGCGGGCGTTTTCGTACGGCTTTTTGAGCATAATTCTTGGAATCTATCTGAAATCAATCGGGTTTGACGACCTGCTGATTGGCGTGATCATATCTGTGACGCTTGTAAGCAGCGTCATATTCACAATCTTTGCAAGCTTTTATGCAGACTGCTTTGGCAGAAGAAAAATCCTGATACTGTATGCCGCACTGATGGCAGTGTCAGGCGCAATATTTCTTGCAACCAACAACTACGTCGCACTAATTACTGCCGCACTGATTGGAACGATAAACGTGACCGGTGCTGAGACTAGTGCGTTTTTGTCAATCGAGCAGGGCATACTCCCGCAGACGGTAAAAAACATACGAAAGCGCAACACTGTTTTTGGATTTTACAACATGGCTGGAACTCTTTCCATGTCTGGCGGCGTGCTGCTTGCAGGGCTTCCGCAGATTCTACAGTCGCAACTATTCTTTGCACCATTGGAGTCCTTTCGCGTCTTGTTTGCGCTATACATGGCAGCAGGAATCGTATCTGCTGCAATCTATTACTTTCTCTCAAGGGATATCGAGTCAAAATCGCCTGGCTCGAAGAGAGGAGCGTTTGGAAACTCGCTGTCACCGCAGTCAAAAAAGATAGTCACAAAGCTGTCGGCACTATTCTCTTTGGACTCGTTTGCAGGCGGCTTTGTCATACAGAGTATTGTCTCGTTTTGGTTTTTCACAAAGTTCGGAGTGTCGCTGGCAGACCTTGCAGTCGTGTTCTCTGCGGCAGGCGTGCTCACCGCAGTATCGTTTCTTGCCGCAACTCGGCTGGCAGACAGAATTGGGCTCATAAACACGATGGTCTTTACGCACATTCCATCCAATATCCTGATGATTCTGGTGGCGTTTGCGCCAAGCTTCCAGGTGGCGTTTGCACTGTACCTTGCACGGATGGCCCTCTCCCAGATGGACGTGCCTACGCGCCAGTCGTATCTGGCATCAGTGGTAACTGAGGACGAAAGAATCACCGCTGCAGGAATAACCAACACGTCGCGAAACGTCACTCAGGCATTAAGCCCGTCGATTGCCGGCGCCCTGATCCAGTCGCTGCTTTTGTCGGCGCCGTTTGTGGCAGGCGGTGCCCTGAAGATCGTATACGATGTCATCTTGTATGTTAATTTCAGAAAGGTCAAGCCAGAGCAGGAGACCTAGAATGTCAAACCATTATCATGGCTGATAATCAGTCTAGGTCTTAAAATCGATGCCCTCTCTACTGGAGTCATGGCGAACCTGGCTGGACAGACAATTTCTGATTTTATGGACCCTTCGCTGGTAATACAAAACGGCGACCAGATAGTGTCTGAGGCGGTGCGCAGGATGGCACAGTATGAAGTCGACAGCCTGCTAGTCAGCATCGGAAACGAGGTAAAGGGAATGGTCACGTACCGCGACATACTTTTTGACGTTGTGTCAAAAGGCAAAGACCCAACAAAGACAACCTTGAGGGAAATAATGAAGACTCCGCTCATCACAATTACAAGGGATGTAAAGATCAATGACGCAATATCTCTAATGAACAAAAACAACGTGCGTAGGCTCGTCGTTTTGGACAACGGCATGCCTGTGGGGCTGGTATCGCAAAAGTTGCTGGCAGGAAACATTGCAAGGCAAGCAATACCGTTGCCTGAGCTTGAGATGCCCAACAAGATAAGGTGCCCTTATTGCTCGTCGATATTTGACGACAAGACTGCTCTTTCATCACACATAGACAACATCCACATCGGACGGGGACTCTTTGAGGGAAACCTCGCAAGGGCCCATGAACTTGGTTCAATCAACCCGGCGCACGATTCACCTAAAACACTCTGATGTTTTTTCTGGCAACTTTTCTAGGTCATAAAACCTGAAGCAGTATTGTGGCGATTGTAAAGTAGATTACAATTGTTGTAATGTCGCTTATTATGGTCGCAATAGGCCCTGACGCCGTGGCAGGATCGGAGCGCATCCTTTGCAGCATGATGGAAATGTATGTTGCAAAGAATGTCTGAAAAAACATGCTGATAAAGATGGATGTGCCGATAATTATGGCAAGATCCAGGCTACCCCATCCCAAGATCCCTGCCGCAAACAACAATGCAGAAAAACTTCCGCCTAGAACGAATCCTATCTTCATCTCTCTGAGCAGATATCTTTTATGAGAAAACTTGGGCTCTGTTGCAATTAGCCTGACTACCAGCGTCTGGGACTGGGTTCCAACTGCGTCCGTCAGGTATACTATGGCAGGAATGAATGATGCCAAGATTATGTACGAGTTGAGTACTCCCTCAAAGCTTGTTACAATCGATGCGGCCATCAAGCCCCCAATTAGGCCCAAAAGCAGGGATGGAAAGCGGGCCTTTACCAGCTTGTTTACTGGTGTCTCAATTGACTCTATCTCCTTTATGTGGTGGACACCGCCTGCCCTGAAAATATCCTCATGTAGCTCGTGGTGGAATATCGACAACAACGTCCCATGCGTAACTATCCCAACAAGATGTCTCTCATTATCCACCACCGGAATTGCCTTTAGGCCGTGTTTTAGGGCTAGATACACTGCCCTTTCTGGGTGCGAATGGAACTTGACTGAT
Above is a window of Candidatus Nitrosotenuis cloacae DNA encoding:
- a CDS encoding J domain-containing protein; its protein translation is MVESNYDILGIKMGASEKEIRDAFRKLVLDHHSDRGGDEETTKKIIQAYEDLKQGKSYPDTEAERQKKSRVYSGTSDEDQRKRNLVLSGDVAREMNIAQEWAATLSRSDQAGTKLFGSKELGEIEFDRKLSGDLRIKGKFWAGRFSYDGPVTMAGSITNPYFAQDESVKTVITITKGSFALQDPLQNNFTIERGAKIIVENGDIIAGNVSGIKEILQDPQGRVGLYITKEHYTELHAPRGRILVATARETTLLDGDVVVVNNLVNNVKVRARVITVFGATINYDCELEIKQGGYVEFHDEGSGFALSDDAVIKLDNGKWFKLRDLKTSNMVGHGRQITYDYLDNLAKKEQSKFRLFGFLKKK
- a CDS encoding DUF2283 domain-containing protein, with amino-acid sequence MDSVKFSREAKALYVKFDKENRRIAETIPIGQDKFLDIDEKGNVLGIELLLPKNMPKEVYEAIIGTDSIEITS
- a CDS encoding type II toxin-antitoxin system RelE/ParE family toxin, whose product is MNQVKGGLKFMRFFGTLSKNDKFYKEIDDILEILKDNPQIGNRIQYERIPKCYIAAYGIPNLFRVELSRGWRLVYSLTGKQDQKTVYVLEIFDHRDYEKRFGY
- a CDS encoding DUF4258 domain-containing protein — translated: MPQLKIILTAHVRERAVSRGIDEEEIKRIVTNPIEEVFDKENFNYKCYGQAMDHYTKQTCYLMVVHSGKFNNSVTVITSMWIYPRRLKFYGFSKV
- a CDS encoding DUF72 domain-containing protein; the protein is MEISIGCTGWSYGGWVGPFYPQGMAPDKFLRFYSSFFDLTEVNSTFYRIPSENVAKKWASDTPPHFRFTSKLPQMITHESRLQKLHPFMEQYASSMNGLGQKHFLTVVQLPPSLSFDEALPHLDELNSFLSNYVIEGRHASWFEDRAVRYLTDKNTCLVWNDVAGVNNTLPVTSDLVYLRIIGDRTIPDEDFGTIVRDRTTDLKSWVERLYRIQDRIKFAVILANNHYEGFGAATANKLRAIFGMEDVWHSKKQRTLAEF
- a CDS encoding MFS transporter → MLDWLTRDGKLLLSARMVRAFSYGFLSIILGIYLKSIGFDDLLIGVIISVTLVSSVIFTIFASFYADCFGRRKILILYAALMAVSGAIFLATNNYVALITAALIGTINVTGAETSAFLSIEQGILPQTVKNIRKRNTVFGFYNMAGTLSMSGGVLLAGLPQILQSQLFFAPLESFRVLFALYMAAGIVSAAIYYFLSRDIESKSPGSKRGAFGNSLSPQSKKIVTKLSALFSLDSFAGGFVIQSIVSFWFFTKFGVSLADLAVVFSAAGVLTAVSFLAATRLADRIGLINTMVFTHIPSNILMILVAFAPSFQVAFALYLARMALSQMDVPTRQSYLASVVTEDERITAAGITNTSRNVTQALSPSIAGALIQSLLLSAPFVAGGALKIVYDVILYVNFRKVKPEQET
- a CDS encoding SAM-dependent methyltransferase, producing the protein MKRIDLLELFLWTVRRNERDTIHMYDSLSDLMMLGTGGSMLNFGYWDEKTGTPLEAQRNLCRMFGKIADLAPNQTIIDVGSGFASPAALWSGEYSQPDITCVNINFEQLRSSKKSIPQDSTHKIRFVNSTARILPFKDCSVDRVLALESAQHFKPLGDFVSESYRMLKKGGVLAMAIPVVERPASFVKLGILSMTWSSEHYGVDYVESVLEKQGFDITSVQKIGSSVYEPLADYYIKNRQSLKQKILEQYQSYVEKILYISMQKMRQVSEDKVIDYLLVSCKK
- a CDS encoding CBS domain-containing protein, producing the protein MANLAGQTISDFMDPSLVIQNGDQIVSEAVRRMAQYEVDSLLVSIGNEVKGMVTYRDILFDVVSKGKDPTKTTLREIMKTPLITITRDVKINDAISLMNKNNVRRLVVLDNGMPVGLVSQKLLAGNIARQAIPLPELEMPNKIRCPYCSSIFDDKTALSSHIDNIHIGRGLFEGNLARAHELGSINPAHDSPKTL
- a CDS encoding DM13 domain-containing protein codes for the protein MLRQVTIFVMVGTFLIGAYYVGVSSYVAPEQQNRLASSLDEFQAGLTYEKIVTLDERERATLVQSMPSGVVRMIMSEAKLHPSFVSESIDDIREQSLSDDVTFSKLTQIAGLKGYDASGTAVLVHAGSKTFLRLDEFGVTPGIDQRLYLTKDGSASSGIDLGLLKASSGSQNYDVSGIDLDEYNILIIYSKTLDTHYAHARLAKSDI
- a CDS encoding DM13 domain-containing protein codes for the protein MNKKVIIGIIVALAVPASVYAISPLFVNVTIDEPLPSSATLRSQEMMASDPMMEDTKMMEDSTPVPATILVGNFVGVNDGIHNAEGVAKVIPLDDGGRVLRFEDFKSTNGPDLYVYLATDKGATDFVSLGPLKANIGNQNYEIPDGVDLEKYNTALVWCKQFSVLFGSADLA